In Hemicordylus capensis ecotype Gifberg chromosome 3, rHemCap1.1.pri, whole genome shotgun sequence, one DNA window encodes the following:
- the SHISA2 gene encoding protein shisa-2 homolog, protein MWRGRCSPGRAALGGRLLLSLLFLLGLATRARASGEYCHGWLDGTTWRDGFQCPEHFDDGDATICCGTCALRYCCSRAEARLDQGVCDNDRQQGGAEHGRPDKDVPDGAAVPIYVPFLIVGSVFVAFIILGSLVAACCCRCLRPKQEPQQSRAPGGNRIMETIPMIPSASTSRGSSSRQSSTAASSSSSANSGARGPPTRSQTNCCLPEGTMNNVYVNMPTNFSVLNCQQATQIVPHQGQYLHPQYVGYAVQHDSMPMAPVPPFLDGLQSGYRPIQSPYPHSNSEQKMYPAVTV, encoded by the exons ATGTGGAGGGGGCGCTGTTCTCCGGGGCGGGCGGCCCTGggagggcggctgctgctgtCCCTGCTGTTCCTGCTGGGGCTGGCGACTAGGGCGCGGGCCAGCGGCGAGTACTGCCACGGCTGGCTGGACGGGACGACGTGGCGGGACGGCTTCCAGTGCCCGGAGCACTTCGACGACGGCGACGCCACCATTTGCTGCGGCACCTGCGCCCTTCGCTACTGCTGCTCCCGCGCGGAGGCCCGCCTGGACCAGGGCGTGTGCGACAATGACCGGCAGCAGGGGGGAGCCGAGCATGGCCGGCCGGACAAGGACGTTCCCGACGGCGCAGCAG TGCCTATCTATGTGCCGTTCCTTATCGTTGGATCTGTCTTTGTGGCATTCATCATCTTGGGATCTCTCGTAGCAGCTTGCTGCTGCCGATGCCTGCGACCTAAGCAAGAGCCGCAGCAGAGCCGAGCTCCTGGAGGCAACCGGATAATGGAGACGATTCCCATGATTCCAAGTGCCAGCACCTCCCGAGGATCCTCCTCACGTCAATCAAGCACTGCTGCCAGCTCCAGTTCCAGTGCCAACTCGGGTGCCAGGGGCCCCCCTACCAGGTCACAAACCAACTGCTGCTTACCAGAAGGGACCATGAATAATGTATATGTCAACATGCCAACCAATTTCTCAGTACTGAACTGCCAGCAGGCTACGCAGATAGTGCCACACCAAGGCCAGTATCTGCATCCACAGTACGTAGGCTATGCTGTGCAACACGACTCTATGCCCATGGCCCCTGTTCCCCCTTTCTTGGATGGTCTGCAAAGTGGATACAGGCCTATTCAGTCTCCTTATCCCCACAGTAACAGTGAACAGAAGATGTACCCAGCAGTAACTGTGTAG